One Mycobacterium kubicae genomic window carries:
- the kstR gene encoding cholesterol catabolism transcriptional regulator KstR codes for MAVLAESELGSEAQRERRKRILDATMAIASKGGYEAVQMRAVADRADVAVGTLYRYFPSKVHLLVSALGREFSRIDAKTDRSSMTGGTPFQRLNFMVGKLNRAMQRNPLLTEAMTRAYVFADASAASEVDQVEKLIDSMFARAMADGEPTEDQYHIARVISDVWLSNLLAWLTRRASATDVSKRLDLAVRLLIGDQDTSS; via the coding sequence GTGGCGGTACTTGCTGAGTCGGAACTCGGTTCGGAGGCGCAGCGCGAGCGCCGCAAGCGCATCTTGGACGCCACCATGGCCATCGCCTCCAAAGGCGGCTACGAGGCCGTGCAGATGCGCGCCGTAGCCGACCGCGCCGATGTCGCCGTCGGCACGCTCTACCGCTACTTCCCCTCCAAGGTGCACCTGTTGGTCTCGGCGCTGGGCCGGGAGTTCAGCCGCATCGACGCCAAGACCGACCGCTCGTCCATGACGGGGGGCACACCGTTTCAGCGGCTCAACTTCATGGTCGGCAAGCTCAACCGGGCCATGCAACGCAACCCGCTGCTGACCGAGGCGATGACACGGGCCTACGTGTTCGCCGACGCCTCGGCCGCCAGCGAGGTCGACCAGGTCGAGAAGCTGATCGACAGCATGTTCGCCCGCGCAATGGCCGATGGTGAGCCGACCGAGGACCAGTACCACATCGCCCGGGTGATCTCGGACGTGTGGCTGTCGAACCTGCTGGCCTGGCTGACCCGCCGCGCCTCGGCCACCGATGTCAGCAAGCGGCTCGATCTGGCCGTACGCCTGCTGATCGGCGATCAAGACACCAGCAGCTAG
- a CDS encoding sensor domain-containing protein: MLAVGCTKVVDGSAVAADTSGPLHQAPIAVAALEGLMLDSSQINRELSATSMKVWFNAKVMWDWSKNVSDKDCLAVDGPAQDKVYAGTGWTAMRGQRLDDSVNDSKKRQHYAIQAVVAFSNAQDANNFYTNQVQSWKNCSNRRFSDVAPNQPDTVWTVAGVVTENGTLSTSQVQEGGDGWTCQRALTVRNNIAIDIVTCAYNQTGSVATDIALQIAAKAAKQ; encoded by the coding sequence ATGCTTGCCGTCGGGTGCACCAAGGTCGTCGACGGCAGCGCCGTCGCCGCCGACACGTCCGGGCCGTTGCATCAGGCCCCGATAGCGGTGGCCGCGCTGGAAGGCTTGATGCTGGACTCCAGCCAGATCAACAGGGAGTTGAGCGCCACCTCGATGAAGGTGTGGTTCAACGCCAAAGTCATGTGGGACTGGAGCAAGAACGTCTCGGACAAAGATTGCCTCGCCGTGGACGGGCCCGCGCAGGACAAGGTCTATGCCGGCACCGGATGGACCGCAATGCGCGGGCAGCGGCTCGACGACAGCGTCAACGACTCCAAGAAGCGCCAGCACTACGCCATTCAGGCCGTCGTCGCCTTCTCGAACGCGCAGGACGCCAACAACTTCTACACCAATCAGGTGCAGAGCTGGAAGAACTGCTCCAACCGGCGATTCTCCGACGTCGCACCTAACCAACCGGACACCGTGTGGACGGTGGCCGGTGTCGTGACCGAGAACGGGACACTGAGCACTTCACAGGTTCAGGAAGGCGGTGACGGGTGGACCTGCCAGCGCGCGTTGACCGTCCGCAACAACATCGCAATCGACATCGTGACGTGCGCCTACAACCAGACCGGTTCGGTAGCAACAGATATCGCGCTCCAAATCGCCGCCAAAGCCGCCAAGCAGTAA
- a CDS encoding LamB/YcsF family protein, producing the protein MPAIDLNADLGEGFGVWRLGDDDAMLGIVSSANVACGFHAGDPAGLLRVCRSAAERGVRIGAQVSYRDLAGFGRRFIDATAEDLLADIVYQIGALQAIAHVAGSTVSYVKPHGALYNTIVSYREQAAAVADAVAAVDVTLPVLGLAGSVFFEEARRVGLRTVAEAFADRAYTPQGRLVSRRQPGAVLEDPAFIANRVVAMVTSGEVEAVDGSTVAVTVESVCVHGDSPGAVQIATAVRDRLNSAGIDVRAFC; encoded by the coding sequence ATGCCCGCTATCGACCTGAACGCCGACCTGGGTGAAGGCTTCGGCGTGTGGCGCCTCGGTGACGACGACGCCATGCTCGGGATCGTCAGCAGCGCCAACGTGGCGTGCGGCTTCCATGCCGGCGACCCGGCCGGACTGTTGCGGGTCTGCCGGTCGGCTGCCGAGCGGGGAGTTCGCATCGGCGCCCAAGTGAGCTATCGCGATCTGGCCGGCTTCGGCAGACGTTTCATCGACGCCACCGCCGAAGACCTGCTGGCCGACATCGTGTACCAGATCGGTGCGCTGCAGGCCATCGCGCACGTGGCGGGTTCGACGGTGTCATACGTGAAACCTCATGGGGCGCTGTACAACACGATCGTCTCCTACCGCGAGCAAGCAGCGGCGGTCGCCGATGCGGTAGCTGCGGTCGATGTGACACTGCCGGTGCTCGGGCTGGCGGGTTCGGTGTTCTTCGAGGAGGCCCGCCGCGTCGGGCTGCGCACGGTGGCGGAGGCGTTCGCCGACCGCGCTTACACCCCGCAAGGCCGGTTGGTGTCCCGACGACAGCCGGGGGCGGTGTTGGAAGATCCGGCCTTCATCGCGAACCGGGTGGTGGCGATGGTGACCTCGGGGGAGGTAGAAGCGGTGGACGGCAGCACGGTGGCTGTCACCGTGGAATCTGTTTGTGTGCACGGTGATTCGCCCGGTGCAGTGCAGATCGCCACCGCGGTACGCGATCGGCTGAACAGCGCCGGGATCGACGTCAGGGCGTTCTGCTGA
- a CDS encoding ferredoxin--NADP reductase, translating to MTEGIPDEPLGDHVLELQIAEVVAETDDARSLIFSVPDGPGDPAISPERLRYAPGQFLTLRIPSERTGSVARCYSLCSSPFTDDALAVTVKRTADGYASNWLCENAHPGMRIHVLAPSGTFVPKTLDDDFLLLAAGSGITPIMAICKSALSEGSGQVTLVYANRDENSVIFRDALRELAVKYPHRLMVVHWLESVQGLPTAPALAKLAAPFTDRPAYICGPGPFMEAARTALETLNVPAQQVHIEVFKSLESDPFASVKVEETGDQPPATAVVELDGETHTVSWPRTAKLLDVLLAKGLDAPFSCREGHCGACACTLRNGKVSMEVNDVLEQEDLDDGLILACQSHPESDSVEVTYDE from the coding sequence TTGACCGAGGGTATCCCCGACGAGCCGCTCGGCGACCACGTCTTGGAGCTGCAGATCGCCGAGGTCGTCGCCGAGACCGACGACGCGCGGTCGCTGATCTTCTCGGTGCCGGATGGTCCGGGCGACCCCGCCATCTCGCCGGAGCGGCTGCGGTACGCCCCCGGCCAGTTTTTGACGCTGCGCATCCCCAGTGAGCGCACCGGGTCGGTGGCGCGCTGCTATTCGCTGTGCAGTTCGCCGTTCACCGACGACGCGCTGGCGGTGACGGTCAAGCGGACGGCCGACGGATACGCGTCCAACTGGCTGTGCGAGAACGCGCACCCGGGCATGCGGATTCACGTGCTGGCGCCGTCGGGCACCTTCGTGCCCAAGACGCTCGACGACGACTTCCTGCTCCTGGCGGCGGGCAGCGGCATCACCCCGATCATGGCGATCTGCAAGTCGGCGCTGTCCGAAGGCAGCGGACAGGTGACCTTGGTGTACGCCAACCGCGACGAGAACTCGGTGATCTTCCGCGACGCGCTGCGCGAGCTTGCGGTCAAGTATCCGCACCGGCTCATGGTGGTGCACTGGCTGGAGTCGGTGCAGGGGCTGCCGACCGCGCCCGCACTGGCCAAGCTGGCCGCTCCCTTCACCGACCGGCCGGCCTACATCTGCGGTCCCGGTCCATTCATGGAGGCGGCGCGCACCGCGTTGGAAACGTTGAACGTCCCGGCACAGCAAGTGCACATCGAGGTGTTCAAGTCACTGGAGTCCGACCCGTTCGCGTCGGTGAAGGTCGAGGAGACGGGCGACCAGCCGCCCGCCACCGCCGTCGTCGAGCTGGACGGCGAGACGCACACGGTGTCGTGGCCGCGCACCGCCAAGCTGCTCGACGTGCTGCTCGCCAAGGGGCTCGACGCGCCGTTCTCCTGCCGCGAGGGCCACTGCGGGGCCTGTGCCTGCACGCTGCGCAACGGCAAAGTCAGCATGGAAGTCAACGACGTGCTGGAACAGGAAGACCTCGACGACGGGCTAATTCTGGCCTGTCAATCTCACCCCGAATCTGATTCGGTAGAAGTGACCTACGACGAGTAG
- a CDS encoding metal ABC transporter solute-binding protein, Zn/Mn family → MAFTAALFGLIACGIVAGCGSEGPAHPGAVAVVASTDVWGSVARAVAGGHLPVKSVLTGADADPHSYEATAADAAAIADADLVVYNGGGYDPWVDRVLAAHPDIPAIDAYSLLGTVPAGQAPDEHVFYNLSVAKSVAVTIADRLATIDPPHAADYRANAAEFARGADAIANSEHAIAATYPATGVIATEPVVNYLLAAAGLINRTPAAFTMANENDNDPSPADVASVLDMIDHREVKAVLINPQTSSAVTNDLQAAARRAGVPVTEVTETLPRGTDYLTWQRNTVNQLTAALRSGR, encoded by the coding sequence TTGGCGTTTACGGCCGCGCTGTTCGGCCTGATCGCTTGCGGCATTGTCGCGGGTTGCGGCAGCGAGGGTCCGGCTCATCCGGGCGCGGTGGCAGTGGTGGCCTCCACCGACGTCTGGGGCAGCGTCGCGCGTGCGGTTGCCGGCGGCCATCTGCCCGTCAAATCCGTCCTGACCGGCGCCGACGCGGACCCGCACTCGTACGAGGCCACCGCGGCAGACGCCGCGGCCATCGCCGACGCCGATCTGGTGGTCTACAACGGCGGCGGCTACGACCCTTGGGTGGACCGGGTGCTTGCCGCCCATCCAGACATTCCGGCGATCGACGCCTACTCGTTGCTGGGCACGGTTCCCGCCGGACAGGCCCCAGACGAGCACGTCTTCTACAACCTGAGCGTCGCCAAGTCCGTCGCCGTCACGATCGCCGACCGCCTGGCCACCATCGACCCGCCGCATGCGGCCGACTACCGGGCCAATGCAGCCGAATTCGCCCGTGGCGCAGACGCCATCGCCAATTCCGAACACGCCATCGCCGCCACATATCCGGCCACCGGGGTGATCGCAACGGAGCCCGTCGTCAACTATCTGCTGGCCGCCGCCGGGCTGATCAATCGCACCCCGGCCGCTTTCACCATGGCCAACGAGAACGACAACGATCCATCCCCGGCCGACGTCGCATCCGTGTTGGACATGATCGACCATCGCGAAGTCAAGGCCGTGCTGATCAACCCGCAAACCTCCTCCGCGGTGACCAACGACCTGCAAGCGGCCGCCCGCCGCGCCGGGGTGCCGGTGACCGAGGTGACCGAGACCCTGCCCCGGGGCACCGATTACCTGACCTGGCAGCGCAATACCGTCAACCAGCTGACTGCCGCACTGCGGTCCGGCCGCTGA
- a CDS encoding metal ABC transporter permease — protein MNERLADLLHHLFAFDLTAHLLRHDFVQQALLAAGLLGLVAGLIGPFIVMRQMSFAVHGSSELSLTGAAFALLTGMHVGVGALLGSALAAALFGVLGQRNRERDSVIGVVLAFGLGLAVLFIHLYPGRTGTAFALLTGQIVGVGYSGLAMLAVVCALVVVVLTICYRPLLFATVDPDVAAAAGVPVRALGIVFAALVGVVAAQAVQIVGALLVMSLLITPAAAAARLVAAPAAAIVTSVVFAEVAAVGGIVLSLAPGVPVSVFVATISFLIYLICWLLGRRRSG, from the coding sequence ATGAACGAGCGACTGGCCGATCTACTGCACCACCTGTTCGCGTTCGACCTGACCGCCCATCTGCTCCGCCACGACTTCGTTCAGCAGGCGCTGCTGGCGGCAGGGTTGCTCGGCCTGGTCGCCGGGCTGATCGGCCCGTTCATCGTCATGCGCCAGATGTCGTTCGCAGTGCACGGATCCAGCGAATTGTCTTTGACCGGAGCGGCTTTCGCGCTGCTCACCGGGATGCACGTGGGTGTTGGAGCGTTGCTCGGCAGCGCGTTGGCGGCGGCGTTGTTCGGCGTACTGGGTCAGCGCAACCGGGAGCGGGACTCGGTGATCGGCGTGGTACTGGCGTTCGGGCTGGGCCTGGCGGTGTTGTTCATCCACCTCTATCCCGGCCGCACCGGGACCGCCTTCGCCTTGTTGACCGGCCAGATCGTGGGCGTCGGGTACTCCGGTCTGGCCATGTTGGCGGTGGTGTGCGCGCTGGTCGTCGTGGTCCTGACGATCTGCTATCGGCCGTTGTTGTTCGCGACCGTTGATCCCGACGTCGCCGCGGCCGCCGGGGTGCCGGTGCGTGCGCTGGGCATCGTGTTCGCCGCGCTGGTCGGCGTGGTGGCCGCGCAGGCCGTCCAGATCGTCGGGGCACTGCTGGTGATGTCGTTGCTCATCACACCCGCCGCCGCGGCCGCCCGCCTGGTCGCGGCCCCTGCCGCGGCGATAGTGACGTCGGTGGTGTTCGCCGAAGTGGCAGCGGTCGGCGGCATCGTGTTGTCACTGGCACCTGGCGTCCCGGTGTCGGTATTCGTGGCCACCATCTCGTTCCTCATCTACCTGATTTGCTGGTTGCTCGGGCGACGCCGGTCCGGCTGA
- a CDS encoding metal ABC transporter ATP-binding protein yields MSHDAVALSGARLAFGDRVLWDHLDLSVTPGEFIAVLGPNGTGKTSLLKVLLGQLALSAGSAEVDGQRVTPGRSRSPRIGYVPQHHPIDPEVMLRGSDLVRLGIDGRRWGALPLRSADRAARRHAVERALEQVNGERLAGVRVGLMSGGELQRVRVAQALAGDPTLLLCDEPLLTLDPANAKLISGLIDRRRRDAGTTVIVVTHEVNNILPYVDRVLYLVNGRFEIGTVEQVMTTQTLSALYRADIEVVKVKDRYVVVGAPDGHAP; encoded by the coding sequence GTGAGTCATGATGCAGTCGCGCTCAGCGGCGCCCGGTTGGCCTTCGGTGACCGCGTGTTATGGGACCACCTCGATCTGTCCGTCACACCCGGTGAGTTCATTGCGGTGCTGGGTCCCAACGGCACCGGTAAGACGTCGTTGCTGAAGGTGCTGCTAGGGCAGCTGGCGCTCAGTGCCGGCAGTGCGGAGGTGGACGGGCAACGCGTGACGCCGGGCCGCAGCCGCAGTCCTCGCATCGGGTATGTGCCGCAACATCATCCGATCGACCCTGAGGTGATGTTGCGTGGCAGTGACCTGGTTCGACTGGGTATCGACGGGCGCCGGTGGGGCGCCTTGCCGCTGCGATCCGCCGATCGCGCCGCGCGACGTCACGCCGTCGAGCGGGCGCTGGAGCAAGTCAACGGCGAGCGGTTGGCCGGGGTGCGAGTGGGCCTGATGTCCGGTGGCGAGTTGCAGCGGGTTCGAGTAGCCCAAGCACTGGCCGGTGACCCCACGCTGCTGCTGTGTGACGAACCGCTGCTGACGCTGGATCCGGCCAACGCCAAGCTGATCTCCGGCCTCATCGACCGGCGCCGCCGGGACGCCGGCACCACCGTCATCGTCGTGACCCACGAGGTGAACAACATCCTGCCGTATGTGGACCGGGTGCTCTACCTGGTCAACGGACGCTTCGAAATCGGCACCGTCGAGCAGGTGATGACCACGCAGACGTTGTCCGCGCTGTACCGGGCGGACATCGAAGTCGTGAAGGTGAAGGACCGCTACGTGGTGGTGGGCGCACCGGACGGACACGCACCATGA
- a CDS encoding IS30 family transposase → MTRQWQGLSARRRFWELIAAGWSSEDAGVAVGVSGSCGWRWFCRFGGVNPQLQAPQGRKRPRLSPEEREQIMIGTSRGESIRLIAHRLKRAPSTVMREIDRNGAARGLTGRYRAKYRFGARQCGWDATSGYSARIAQRRSEERARRPKAGKLTRCPQLAGKVQALLTKKYSPEQIAGELAKTYPDSPEMHVSHETIYRALYVQGRGELRRDLVTCLRTGRALRRPRKRARAGDGRSRIPGMVNISERPAEAADRAVPGHWEGDLIIGKNQASQIGTLVERSTGFVQLLHLPASRQADVVAEAMIAKIQVLPRDLWKTLTWDQGHEMAAHGRISLAADLDIYFCDPHSPWQRGSNENTNGLLRQYFPKGTDLSIHSAAYLDEVAAELNNRPRKRFDWDSPAKMLDRLLSSASTATVASKP, encoded by the coding sequence GTGACGCGCCAATGGCAGGGGTTATCGGCTCGGCGTCGGTTCTGGGAGTTGATCGCTGCGGGATGGTCTTCAGAGGATGCCGGTGTTGCTGTCGGCGTGTCTGGAAGCTGCGGCTGGAGATGGTTTTGCAGATTTGGTGGCGTGAATCCACAACTGCAAGCGCCACAGGGGCGCAAGCGTCCGCGGCTGTCGCCTGAGGAGCGCGAACAGATCATGATCGGCACCTCACGAGGTGAGTCGATTCGCTTGATCGCTCATCGATTGAAGCGGGCGCCGTCAACGGTCATGCGCGAGATTGACCGAAACGGCGCTGCTCGCGGTCTGACCGGTCGCTATCGGGCTAAGTATCGGTTCGGGGCCCGCCAGTGCGGGTGGGATGCCACGTCGGGGTATTCGGCGCGGATCGCTCAACGCCGGAGCGAGGAACGGGCGCGCCGCCCGAAGGCCGGCAAGCTGACCCGCTGCCCGCAGTTGGCCGGCAAGGTGCAGGCATTGTTGACTAAGAAATACAGCCCGGAGCAGATCGCCGGCGAGCTAGCCAAGACCTATCCCGACAGCCCGGAGATGCACGTGTCCCACGAGACCATCTACCGAGCGCTTTACGTGCAAGGACGCGGTGAGTTACGCCGCGATCTGGTCACCTGCCTGCGCACCGGGCGCGCGCTGCGTCGACCCCGTAAGAGAGCTCGCGCAGGAGATGGTCGCAGCCGCATTCCGGGCATGGTCAACATCAGCGAGCGCCCCGCCGAGGCCGCCGACCGCGCCGTACCTGGGCATTGGGAGGGAGACCTCATCATCGGCAAGAACCAGGCCTCTCAGATAGGCACCCTAGTCGAGCGCTCCACTGGATTCGTGCAGCTGCTGCACCTACCCGCTAGCCGCCAGGCCGATGTGGTCGCCGAGGCCATGATCGCCAAAATCCAAGTCCTGCCACGAGATCTGTGGAAGACCCTAACCTGGGATCAAGGCCACGAAATGGCCGCTCACGGCCGTATCAGCCTTGCCGCTGACCTCGACATCTACTTCTGCGACCCACATTCACCCTGGCAACGCGGCAGCAACGAAAACACCAACGGCCTCTTGCGCCAATACTTTCCGAAGGGCACCGACTTATCAATCCACTCAGCTGCCTACCTCGACGAGGTTGCTGCCGAACTCAACAACCGGCCACGAAAGCGATTCGACTGGGACAGCCCCGCCAAGATGCTCGATCGGCTACTGTCGAGCGCGTCAACAGCCACTGTTGCAAGCAAACCTTGA
- a CDS encoding substrate-binding domain-containing protein, with the protein MSPTPRARATLASLAAELKVSRTTISNAFNRPDQLSADLRERVLATAKRMGYAGPDPVARSLRTRKAGAVGLVMAEPLTYFFSDPAARDFVAGVAQSCEEGGQGLLLVAVGATRNRDDGTAAVLGAGVDGFVVYSVCDDDPYLQTVLQRRLPVVIVDQPKDISGVSRVGIDDRAAMRKIADYVLGLGHREIGLLTMRLGSDRRQGLVDAERLRSPAFDVQRERIIGVWEAMKAAGVDPDSLTVVESYEHLPTSGGDAAKVALEANPRITALMCTADILALSAMDYLRAHGIYVPGQMTVTGFDGVPDAISRGLTTVAQPSLQKGRRAGELLQNPPRSGLPVVEMLDTELIRGRTAGPPA; encoded by the coding sequence GTGAGTCCCACACCGCGCGCGCGGGCGACTCTGGCGTCGTTGGCGGCCGAGCTCAAGGTGTCACGCACCACCATCTCCAATGCGTTCAACCGCCCGGATCAGCTCTCCGCCGACCTCCGGGAGCGGGTGCTGGCCACGGCGAAGCGGATGGGGTACGCGGGACCGGATCCCGTCGCGCGCTCGTTGCGCACCCGCAAGGCCGGCGCCGTCGGTTTGGTGATGGCCGAACCGTTGACCTACTTCTTCAGTGACCCGGCGGCGCGGGATTTCGTTGCCGGAGTGGCGCAGTCATGCGAGGAGGGGGGCCAGGGGCTGCTGCTGGTCGCCGTGGGGGCCACTCGCAACCGGGACGACGGCACGGCCGCGGTGCTGGGTGCCGGCGTGGACGGTTTCGTCGTCTACTCGGTGTGCGATGACGATCCCTACCTGCAGACGGTGTTGCAACGCCGGTTGCCGGTGGTGATCGTCGACCAACCCAAGGACATCAGCGGGGTGTCCCGGGTGGGCATCGACGACCGCGCGGCGATGCGCAAGATCGCCGACTATGTGCTGGGGCTGGGGCACCGCGAAATCGGGTTGCTGACCATGCGGCTGGGCAGTGATCGGCGCCAAGGCCTGGTGGACGCCGAGCGGCTCAGGTCGCCGGCGTTCGACGTGCAGCGCGAACGCATCATCGGGGTGTGGGAGGCGATGAAGGCGGCCGGGGTCGATCCGGATTCGCTGACCGTGGTGGAAAGTTACGAGCACCTGCCCACCTCCGGCGGCGACGCGGCCAAAGTGGCGCTGGAGGCCAACCCGCGAATCACCGCGTTGATGTGCACGGCCGATATCTTGGCTCTCTCGGCGATGGATTACCTTCGCGCCCATGGCATTTACGTTCCGGGACAGATGACGGTCACCGGGTTCGACGGCGTCCCGGACGCGATCAGCCGTGGGCTGACCACCGTGGCCCAACCCAGCCTGCAGAAGGGCCGGCGGGCCGGGGAGTTATTGCAGAACCCCCCGCGTTCGGGTCTGCCGGTGGTCGAGATGCTGGATACCGAGTTGATCCGCGGCCGCACCGCGGGGCCGCCCGCCTAG
- a CDS encoding acyl-CoA dehydrogenase — MVATVTDEQFAARELVRDWARTSASGSAATAAVREVEQGDTDAWRPVFAGLADLGLFGVAVPEERGGAGGSIEDLCAMVEEAAKALVPGPVATTALATLVVSDTEALGALASGERFAGMALDGSVSFDGEQASGELPLVLGATADGLLLVPGGDSWLLVDAAGDGVQVEALRATDFSRPLARVVLTSAPATAVAVSTERVRDLAATVLAAEAAGVTRWALDTAVAYAKVREQFGKPIGSFQAVKHICAEMLCRAEQAEVAAADAARAAADTDDAQLAIAAALAASIGITAAKANVKDCIQVLGGIGCTWEHDAHLYLRRAYANGRFLGGAEYWLRRVATLTQDGVRRRLGLDLSEVSDRRPEIAAAIADVASLPEEKRQVALAEAGLLAPHWPAPYGRGALPAEQLLIDQEMAAAGVIRPDLVIGWWAAPTILEHGTPEQIEQFVPATLRGEFLWCQLFSEPGAGSDLASLRTKAVRGDGGWLLTGQKVWTSAAQKARWGVCLARTDPDAPKHKGITYFLVDMKSPGIEIRPLREITGDSLFNEVFLDNVFVPDEMVVGAVNDGWRLARTTLANERVAMATGTALGNPMEELLKVLAELNIDVAQQDRLAMLILDAQAGALLDQRIAQLAVGGQDPGAQSSVRKLIGVRYRQALAEYMMDVSEGGGLVENAAVHDFLNTRCLTIAGGTEQILLTVAAERLLGLPR, encoded by the coding sequence GTGGTAGCCACCGTCACCGACGAACAGTTCGCGGCGCGCGAGCTGGTGCGCGACTGGGCCCGCACTTCGGCCTCAGGATCGGCCGCCACCGCGGCGGTGCGCGAAGTGGAACAAGGCGACACCGACGCGTGGCGGCCGGTGTTCGCGGGCCTGGCCGACCTCGGCTTGTTCGGAGTCGCCGTCCCGGAGGAGCGAGGCGGGGCCGGCGGCAGCATCGAAGACCTGTGCGCGATGGTCGAAGAGGCGGCCAAGGCGCTGGTGCCCGGACCGGTCGCGACGACAGCGCTGGCCACACTGGTCGTCTCCGACACCGAGGCGTTGGGTGCCCTGGCCTCGGGCGAGCGCTTCGCCGGCATGGCCCTGGATGGCAGCGTTTCGTTCGACGGCGAGCAGGCATCGGGTGAATTGCCGCTGGTTCTAGGTGCCACCGCAGACGGCTTGCTGCTGGTCCCGGGTGGTGATTCCTGGCTGCTGGTCGACGCCGCCGGCGACGGCGTGCAGGTGGAAGCGTTGCGCGCCACCGACTTCTCGCGACCCCTGGCGCGGGTGGTGCTCACCTCGGCGCCGGCGACAGCCGTCGCGGTGTCGACGGAGCGAGTGCGGGATTTGGCCGCGACCGTGCTGGCCGCCGAGGCCGCCGGTGTGACGCGGTGGGCACTGGACACCGCCGTCGCCTACGCCAAGGTCCGGGAGCAGTTCGGCAAGCCCATCGGCAGCTTCCAAGCCGTCAAGCACATCTGCGCGGAGATGCTGTGTCGGGCCGAGCAGGCCGAGGTGGCCGCCGCCGACGCCGCTCGGGCCGCCGCCGATACCGATGACGCGCAATTGGCCATCGCGGCGGCGCTGGCCGCCAGCATCGGCATCACCGCCGCCAAAGCCAACGTCAAAGACTGCATCCAGGTGCTCGGCGGCATCGGCTGCACCTGGGAACACGACGCCCACCTGTACCTGCGCCGGGCCTACGCCAACGGCCGTTTCCTCGGCGGTGCCGAATACTGGCTGCGTCGGGTCGCCACCTTGACCCAGGACGGTGTCCGACGCCGCCTCGGCCTGGATCTCTCCGAGGTCTCCGACCGCCGACCCGAGATCGCGGCGGCCATCGCCGACGTGGCGAGTCTGCCCGAGGAGAAACGGCAGGTCGCCCTGGCCGAGGCCGGGCTGCTGGCGCCGCACTGGCCGGCACCGTACGGCCGCGGCGCGCTGCCGGCCGAGCAGTTGCTCATCGACCAAGAGATGGCGGCCGCCGGCGTGATCCGGCCCGACTTGGTCATCGGCTGGTGGGCGGCGCCGACCATCCTCGAGCACGGCACGCCCGAACAGATCGAGCAGTTCGTGCCGGCCACCCTGCGTGGCGAATTCCTCTGGTGCCAACTGTTTTCCGAGCCGGGGGCAGGATCGGACCTGGCGTCGTTGCGGACCAAGGCGGTGCGCGGTGACGGCGGTTGGCTGCTGACCGGGCAGAAGGTGTGGACATCGGCCGCGCAGAAGGCGCGCTGGGGGGTATGCCTGGCGCGCACCGATCCCGACGCGCCCAAGCACAAGGGGATCACCTACTTCCTGGTCGACATGAAGTCGCCGGGCATCGAGATCCGCCCGCTGCGCGAGATCACCGGTGACTCGCTGTTCAACGAAGTGTTCCTGGACAACGTGTTCGTTCCCGACGAGATGGTGGTCGGCGCCGTGAACGACGGCTGGCGGCTGGCGCGGACCACGCTGGCCAACGAGCGCGTCGCCATGGCCACCGGCACCGCGCTGGGCAACCCGATGGAGGAGTTGCTCAAGGTGTTGGCTGAGCTGAACATCGATGTGGCACAACAGGATCGGCTAGCGATGTTGATCCTCGACGCGCAAGCGGGGGCGCTGCTCGATCAGCGCATCGCCCAACTGGCCGTCGGCGGGCAGGACCCGGGTGCGCAATCGAGCGTGCGCAAGCTGATCGGGGTGCGTTACCGCCAAGCGCTGGCCGAGTACATGATGGACGTCTCCGAGGGCGGCGGCCTGGTGGAAAACGCTGCGGTGCATGACTTCCTGAACACCCGCTGCCTCACCATTGCCGGCGGCACTGAGCAGATTCTGCTCACGGTAGCCGCCGAGCGGTTGCTCGGCCTGCCCCGCTGA